Proteins encoded together in one Musa acuminata AAA Group cultivar baxijiao chromosome BXJ3-6, Cavendish_Baxijiao_AAA, whole genome shotgun sequence window:
- the LOC135639714 gene encoding acyl-CoA-binding domain-containing protein 6-like, translating into MATARASSGLAYPERFYVAASYAGFGGSPGSSAPAGGVSRFQNDVALLLYALYQQATVGACTVPKPRAWNPVEQSKWTSWHGLGNMASTEAMRLFVKILEEEDPAWYSKAPELTAEPIINVETLKTELEPAAASASGNGDSLPKTKTVSAENGLLLETQDKDVITEGIGSVGIYDQWVAPSVSGQRPKSRYAHGAAVLRGKMYIFGGNHNGRYLNDIQVLDLKKLTWSRIEARELSGSLDSSAIASVSPCAGHSLIPWGNKILSIAGHTKDPSEMISVKEFDPQTCLWSNLKTYGKSPISRGGQSVTLVGNTLVMFGGEDAKRSLLNDLHILDLETMTWDDIDAIGIPPSPRSDHAAACHADRYLLIFGGGSHATCFNDLHVLDLQTMEWSKPKQQGVNPGPRAGHAGITVGDNWFIAGGGNNKNGVSETLVLNMATLVWSVVMTVQGRVPLASEGLSLVTSTHKGEDFLVSFGGYNGRYSNEVYVLKPSHVSDLQSRIIDGPVSDTIAAMLPTTDASRDMEPEIEPAQDKKIKEIVMENGDSEPLNIRNEVTIRLVEALKAEKGELEGTLNKEQLQMLHLKQEFNDAESRNIELTKELQSVRGQLAAEQSRCFKLEVDIVELRQKLQAMETLEKEVELLRRQKATSEQAALSTHQRQSSGGVWGWLAGSAPDQSGP; encoded by the exons ATGGCCACGGCCAGGGCGAGCTCCGGCCTCGCTTACCCCGAGAGATTCTACGTGGCCGCCTCCTACGCCGGTTTCGGCGGGTCTCCCGGCTCCTCCGCCCCTGCAGGCGGCGTTTCTAGGTTTCAGAACGACGTCGCTCTCTTGCTCTACGCTCTGTACCAGCAG GCAACTGTTGGAGCTTGCACTGTTCCAAAACCTAGAGCCTGGAATCCCGTGGAGCAGAGCAAATGGACAAG TTGGCATGGACTTGGAAACATGGCTTCGACAGAAGCAATGCGTCTCTTTGTGAAAATTTTGGAG GAGGAGGATCCTGCTTGGTATTCCAAGGCTCCTGAATTGACAGCAGAACCTATTATTAATGTTGAAACACTT AAAACAGAACTGGAGCCAGCTGCTGCATCAGCTTCAGGAAATGGAGATTCCTTACCCAAGACTAAAACTGTTTCCGCAGAAAATGGTCTTCTGTTGGAGACACAGGACAAGGATGTAATAACAGAGGGTATTGGCTCAGTTGGTATTTATGACCAATGGGTTGCACCTTCAGTATCTGGACAACGCCCTAAGTCTCGTTATGCG CATGGAGCAGCTGTTCTGCGAGGAAAAATGTATATTTTTGGTGGAAATCACAATGGCCGTTACCTTAATGATATCCAG GTTCTGGACCTGAAAAAGTTGACATGGTCAAGGATAGAAGCCAGAGAATTATCAGGGTCCTTGGATTCTTCAGCCATTGCTTCGGTTTCTCCCTGTGCTGGCCATTCCCTG ATTCCCTGGGGAAACAAAATTTTATCTATTGCTGGGCACACAAAGGATCCATCTGAGATGATTTCAG TGAAGGAATTTGATCCGCAAACCTGTCTATGGTCGAATTTAAAGACATATGGGAAATCACCg ATTTCCCGTGGAGGCCAATCAGTTACACTTGTTGGAAACACATTAGTTATGTTTGGTGGTGAAGATGCTAAGAGATCTCTTCTGAATGACTTGCACATACTTGACTTGGAAACTATGACTTGGGATGATATTGATGCTAT AGGCATACCTCCTTCTCCAAGATCTGATCATGCTGCTGCTTGCCATGCTGACCGGTATCTTTTGATTTTTGGTGGTGGGTCTCATGCCACATGCTTTAATGATCTGCATGTTCTTGATTTGCAGACT ATGGAATGGTCAAAACCAAAGCAGCAGGGTGTAAATCCAGGCCCACGAGCTGGCCATGCAGGCATAACAGTTGGGGACAACTGGTTCATTGCTGGTGGTGGTAATAATAAGAATG GTGTCTCTGAAACTCTTGTCCTGAACATGGCCACATTAGTCTGGTCAGTTGTTATGACAGTTCAAGGGCGTGTGCCTCTTGCTAGTGAG GGACTCAGCTTGGTGACAAGCACCCACAAGGGAGAAGATTTTCTTGTTTCATTTGGAGGTTATAATGGGCGTTATAGCAATGAG GTTTATGTCCTCAAGCCAAGCCATGTATCAGATTTACAGTCAAGGATAATAGATGGTCCTGTGTCAGACACTATTGCTGCAATGCTTCCTACAACAGATGCTAGTAGGGATATGGAACCTGAGATTGAACCAGCTCAAGATAAAAAGATTAAAGAAATTGTGATGGAGAATGGTGATTCAGAGCCTCTG AATATCAGAAATGAGGTTACAATAAGACTTGTGGAAGCCCTGAAGGCAGAGAAAGGGGAGTTAGAAGGAACACTTAACAAGGAACAATTACAAATGCTCCACCTTAAGCAAGAGTTCAATGATGCTGAGTCTAGGAATATTGAACTAACAAAG GAACTTCAGTCAGTTCGTGGTCAGCTTGCTGCTGAACAGTCCAGGTGTTTTAAACTTGAG GTGGACATTGTGGAGCTACGACAGAAGTTACAAGCAATGGAAACGTTAGAGAAGGAAGTGGAGCTGCTTCGGAGGCAGAAGGCTACTTCGGAACAGGCAGCTTTGAGCACTCATCAGAGGCAGAGTTCTGGTGGGGTGTGGGGTTGGCTTGCTGGGAGCGCACCCGACCAGTCTGGCCCTTAA
- the LOC135641373 gene encoding pollen-specific leucine-rich repeat extensin-like protein 3 gives MEACGHSLLFLFLLLCFSSLSYVFSALSNVEAASIIHRQLLALSKKEDLSDDFEIDVNIANPRLHRAYIALRAWKKAMYSDPYNFTDNWIGPDVCSYHGVFCTTAPDDPSINVVAGVDLNSADIAGYLPAELGHLTDAALLHINSNRFCGIIPQNISHLKLLYEFDVSNNRFVGPFPDVVLRLPSLKYLDLRFNDFEGALPSALFDKELDAIFLNDNHFSSQMPYNFGNSKASVIVIANNKIRGCIPNSIGKMAATLNELVLMNNVLSGCLPPEIGLLRNATVVDLSWNSFAGVLSKSLEGLTKVEQLDVSHNMLTGVVPGTLCRMPNLVNFHFSYNFFKGEAEECVPMSTKSTAVVEDKSNCLADRPAQKSAKMCAPVVSRPVDCGRSKCGSSSPVKPVPKPSPEPSTPPRPPPSPKPASPVLSPPPPQHSESPVERVRSPPPPVHSPQPPPVRSPPPSSVHSPPPPVHSLPPPVYSPPSPSINSPPRPIHSPPPPGHHHSLPPLPSHSEAVPPIGGLSYASPPPPFYPGYN, from the coding sequence ATGGAGGCTTGCGGCCACTCCCTCCTTTTCCTCTTTCTCCTGCTTTGTTTCTCTTCCCTCTCTTATGTTTTTTCAGCCCTCTCTAATGTCGAGGCTGCCTCCATCATACACCGTCAGCTTCTGGCCCTCTCGAAGAAGGAAGACCTTTCCGACGACTTTGAGATCGACGTCAACATCGCCAATCCCCGCCTCCATCGCGCCTACATTGCTTTGAGGGCATGGAAAAAGGCCATGTACTCTGACCCCTACAACTTTACCGATAACTGGATCGGTCCCGACGTGTGCAGTTATCATGGTGTCTTCTGCACCACAGCACCTGATGACCCCTCAATCAATGTCGTTGCCGGCGTTGACCTTAACAGTGCCGATATTGCCGGGTACCTCCCTGCAGAGCTTGGCCATTTGACCGATGCCGCCCTCCTCCACATCAACTCCAATCGTTTCTGCGGCATCATCCCCCAAAACATCTCTCATCTCAAACTCCTCTATGAGTTCGATGTTAGTAACAATCGCTTCGTCGGCCCGTTCCCGGACGTTGTCCTTCGCCTACCATCGCTTAAGTACCTCGACCTTCGGTTCAATGACTTCGAAGGAGCATTGCCGTCGGCGCTCTTCGATAAGGAGCTCGACGCTATATTCTTGAATGACAACCATTTCAGCTCTCAAATGCCTTATAATTTTGGCAACTCCAAAGCCTCCGTCATCGTCATCGCCAACAACAAGATCCGTGGCTGCATTCCAAATAGCATCGGCAAGATGGCGGCCACCCTCAACGAGCTTGTTCTGATGAACAATGTGCTTAGTGGATGTTTGCCGCCGGAGATTGGGCTGTTGAGAAATGCGACGGTGGTGGACTTGAGCTGGAACTCTTTCGCTGGCGTGCTGTCGAAGAGCTTGGAGGGTCTGACGAAGGTGGAGCAGTTGGACGTGTCGCACAACATGCTGACGGGCGTCGTCCCGGGGACGCTCTGCCGGATGCCGAACCTCGTCAACTTCCACTTCTCGTACAACTTCTTCAAGGGCGAGGCGGAGGAGTGCGTGCCGATGTCGACCAAGTCCACGGCGGTGGTCGAAGACAAGAGCAATTGCCTGGCGGATAGACCAGCACAGAAATCCGCGAAGATGTGTGCCCCGGTGGTGAGCCGCCCGGTCGATTGCGGTCGCTCCAAATGCGGGTCGTCTTCTCCGGTGAAACCGGTTCCAAAACCATCCCCGGAGCCATCGACCCCTCCAAGACCGCCACCGTCTCCAAAACCTGCATCTCCAGTCTTGTCTCCTCCACCACCACAGCATTCGGAGTCACCCGTAGAACGAGTGCGCTCTCCACCTCCTCCGGTCCACTCTCCACAACCTCCACCGGTCCGCTCTCCACCACCTTCTTCGGTCCATTCACCACCACCGCCGGTCCACTCTCTACCTCCTCCCGTTTATTCACCACCATCTCCATCGATCAATTCACCACCACGTCCAATTCACTCTCCTCCGCCTCCTGGCCACCACCACTCACTACCACCGCTACCTTCTCACTCCGAAGCCGTACCACCGATAGGGGGATTGAGCTATGCGTCTCCACCTCCACCCTTCTACCCAGGATACAATTGA